A window of Eriocheir sinensis breed Jianghai 21 chromosome 39, ASM2467909v1, whole genome shotgun sequence contains these coding sequences:
- the LOC127009030 gene encoding titin homolog isoform X13, with the protein MNLLVLWTVIVLGLGPLADSTGDAGLRGLPEKETRCAALVQAALREYRKLHAAGLHDSPHVIDLILARLGIPPNDTIKTIERKVLDNTDEMGHETGKKTVVEKTTESDVAPNGTITKTSETTVDIDEDGKQSGEKSVTESETMTGQTPDNGTIARTVDVKKVLDEEGNEIKEEVVIKKELIVQPPTNTTEEKPQDNEDANLIGPKVGADDKGENKTELKLGASGKSDGPQKAELTEEIKEILPGNITNEVLVKEKKEQLSPQESTKVTSVERKNVTEKDDGLEKVERTEEIKEILPGNITNEVLVKEKEEQLSPQESTKVTSVERKNVTEKDDGLQKVERTEEIKEILPGNITNEVLVKEKEEQLSPQESTKVTSVERKNVTEKDDGKDVEKETVIQKEVEKNVCDSDIKEVRNEKHLNETIEDLKHQVDDVKNKIKEEKEKAEETNATRSPCVVKEPSAAPIIQEGNIVEKIVPAVTPAKVAEKIHPTVTEGKVPVETKEKVVEQAAPSVTEEIVSVSKEQEEVPVVAEEKKVIEKIHPTVTEGKVPVETKEKVVEQAAPLVTEEIVSVSKEQEEVPVVAEEKKVIEKIHPTVTEGKVPVVPQQEVVEKVAPSPTEEKVPAVTQERVIEQNAPQERVIEKAAPPATEEIVTVSKEKEEVPVVITEEKVPVVTNQTVVEKITPPATEEIVTVPKGNEEVPVVVTEEKVPVVTNQTVVEKITPPATEEIVTVPKEKEEVPVVVTEEKVPVVTNQTVVEKITPPATEEIVTVPKEKEEVPVVVTEEKVPVVTNQTVVEKITPPATEEIVTVPKGNEEVPVVVTEEKVPVVTNQTVVEKITPPATEEIVTVPKGNEEVPVVVTEEKVPVVTNQTVVEKITPPATEEIVTVPKGNEEVPVVETEEKVPVVTNQTVVEKITPPATEEIVTVPKGNEEVPVVETEEKVPVVTNQTVVEKIHPPATEEIVTVSNEKEEGPVVVTEEKVPVVTNQTVVEKITPPATEEIVTVSNEKEEVPVVETEEKVPVVTNQTVVEKITPPATEEIVTVPKEKEEVPVVVTEEKVPVVTNQTVVEKITPPATEEIVTVPKGNEEVPVVVTEEKVPVVTNQTVVEKITPPVTEEIVTVPKGNEEVPVVVTEEKVPVVTNQTVVEKITPPVTEEIVTVPKGNEEVPVVVTEEKVPVVTNQTVVEKITPSVTEERVVNQRKVVEKGAPSVSESVVSIPKREEGVVERIAPVVKKAITTE; encoded by the exons ATGAATCTCCTTGTACTCTGGACGGTCATCGTGCTGGGGCTGGGCCCCCTCGCCGACAGTACCGGGGACGCGGGGCTCCGGGGGCTCCCGGAGAAGGAGACCCGATGTGCCGCCCTGGTGCAGGCCGCACTGAGGGAGTACCGAAAACTTCACGCGGCGGGACTCCATGATTCACCGCATGTGATTGATCTGATATTGGCAAGACTGGGAATCCCTCCGAACGACACAATTAAGACCATAGAAAGGAAGGTCTTAGATAACACCGATGAAATGGGACATGAAACCGGAAAAAAGACAGTTGTTGAGAAGACGACGGAGTCTGACGTAGCACCCAACGGAACTATAACAAAGACTTCGGAAACCACGGTCGATATAGATGAGGACGGTAAACAAAGTGGTGAAAAATCTGTGACCGAAAGTGAAACCATGACGGGACAGACTCCAGATAATGGGACCATAGCACGAACAGTGGACGTTAAAAAGGTATTGGACGAAGAGGGcaatgaaataaaggaggaagttgtTATTAAGAAGGAATTGATAGTACAACCTCCCACCAATACGACTGAGGAAAAGCCGCAGGACAATGAAGACGCAAATCTTATCGGTCCAAAAGTAGGGGCGGACGACAAAGGTGAAAACAAAACCGAGTTAAAACTTGGCGCCTCAGGAAAGAGCGACGGACCTCAGAAAGCAGAACtaacagaggaaataaaggagattctgcccggcaatataacgaatgaagtgttagttaaagagaagaaagaacagctttctccacaggaaagcaccaag gtgacatctgtggaaaggaagaatgttacagaaaaggatgatggacttgagaaagtagaacgaacagaggaaataaaggagattctgcccggcaatataacgaatgaagtgttagttaaagagaaagaagaacaactttctccacaggaaagcaccaaggtgacatctgtggaaaggaagaatgttacagaaaaggatgatggacttcagaaagtagaacgaacagaggaaataaaggagattctgcccggcaatataacgaatgaagtgttagttaaagagaaagaagaacaactttctccacaggaaagcaccaaggtgacatctgtggaaaggaagaatgttacagaaaaggatgatggaaaagatgtcgagaaagaaactgtaattcaaaaagaagtcgaaaagaatgtgtgtgaTAGCGACATCAAAGAAGTTCGTAACGAAAAACATCTTAATGAAacaattgaagacttgaaacaccaagtggatgacgtgaaaaacaagattaaggaagaaaaagaaaaggctgaAGAAACAAATGCTACGCGTAGCCCATGCGTCGTAAAAGAACCAAGTGCTGCCCCTATCATTCAAGAAGGTAACATCGTTGAAAAGATAGTCCCTGCTGTGACGCCGGCGAAGGTTGCCGAAAAGATTCATCCTACGGTGACGGAAGGGAAAGTCCCCGTTGAGACAAAAgagaaggttgttgagcaggctgccccttcggtgacGGAGGAGATAGTAAGCGTCTCTAAGGAGcaagaagaagtccctgttgtggcagaagagaagaaggttattgaaaagattcaTCCTACGGTGACGGAAGGGAAAGTCCCCGTTGAGACAAAAGAAAAGGttgttgagcaggctgccccttTGGTGACGGAGGAGATCGTAAGTGTCTCTAAGGAGcaagaagaagtccctgttgtggcagaagagaagaaggttattgaaaagattcaTCCTacggtgacagaaggaaaagtaccggtagtccctcaacaggaggttgttgaaaaagttgccccatcgccgacagaagaaaaagttcctgctgtgacacaagaaagggttattgagcagaatgccccacaagaaagggttattgaaaaggCTGCCCCTCCGGcgacagaagagattgtcactgtttctaaagagaaagaagaagtccctgttgttataacagaggaaaaggttcccgtcGTGACAAATCAGACAGTTGTTGAAAAGATTACTCCTCCGGcgacagaagagattgtcactgttcctaaagggaacgaagaagtccctgttgttgtaacagaggaaaaggttcccgtcGTGACAAATCAGACAGTTGTTGAAAAGATTACTCCTCCGGcgacagaagagattgtcactgttcctaaagagaaagaagaagtccctgttgttgtaacagaggaaaaggttcccgttgtgacaaatcagacagttgttgaaaagattactcctccggcgacagaagagattgtcactgttcctaaagagaaagaagaagtccctgttgttgtaacagaggaaaaggttcccgtcGTGACAAATCAGACAGTTGTTGAAAAGATTACTCCTCCGGcgacagaagagattgtcactgttcctaaagggaacgaagaagtccctgttgttgtaacagaggaaaaggttcccgttgtgacaaatcagacagttgttgaaaagattactcctccggcgacagaagagattgtcactgttcctaaagggaacgaagaagtccctgttgttgtaacagaggaaaaggttcccgtcGTGACAAATCAGACAGTTGTTGAAAAGATTACTCCTCCGGcgacagaagagattgtcactgttcctaaagggaacgaagaagtccctgttgttgaaacagaggaaaaggttcccgttgtgacaaatcagacagttgttgaaaagattactcctccggcgacagaagagattgtcactgttcctaaagggaacgaagaagtccctgttgttgaaacagaggaaaaggttcccgtcGTGACAAATCAGACAGTTGTTGAAAAGATTCATCCTCCGGcgacagaagagattgtcactgtctctaacgagaaagaagaaggccctgttgttgtaacagaggaaaaggttcccgtcGTGACAAATCAGACAGTTGTTGAAAAGATTACTCCTCCGGcgacagaagagattgtcactgtctctaacgagaaagaagaagtccctgttgttgaaacagaggaaaaggttcccgttgtgacaaatcagacagttgttgaaaagattactcctccggcgacagaagagattgtcactgttcctaaagagaaagaagaagtccctgttgttgtaacagaggaaaaggttcccgtcGTGACAAATCAGACAGTTGTTGAAAAGATTACTCCTCCGGcgacagaagagattgtcactgttcctaaagggaacgaagaagtccctgttgttgtaacagaggaaaag gttcccgttgtgacaaatcagacaGTTGTTGAAAAGATTACTCCTCCGGtgacagaagagattgtcactgttcctaaagggaacgaagaagtccctgttgttgtaacagaggaaaaggttcccgttgtgacaaatcagacaGTTGTTGAAAAGATTACTCCTCCGGtgacagaagagattgtcactgttcctaaagggaacgaagaagtccctgttgttgtaacagaggaaaaggttcccgttgtgacaaatcagacGGTTGTAgaaaagattactccttccgtaacagaagaaAGAGTTGTCAATCAAAGGAAGGTTGTTGAGAAGGGTGCCCCCTCTGTCAGCGAAAGCGTAGTTTCCATtccaaagagggaggaaggagtagttGAAAGAATTGCTCCTGTTGTAAAGAAAGCAATTACAACAGAGTAG
- the LOC127009030 gene encoding titin homolog isoform X23, which produces MNLLVLWTVIVLGLGPLADSTGDAGLRGLPEKETRCAALVQAALREYRKLHAAGLHDSPHVIDLILARLGIPPNDTIKTIERKVLDNTDEMGHETGKKTVVEKTTESDVAPNGTITKTSETTVDIDEDGKQSGEKSVTESETMTGQTPDNGTIARTVDVKKVLDEEGNEIKEEVVIKKELIVQPPTNTTEEKPQDNEDANLIGPKVGADDKGENKTELKLGASGKSDGPQKAELTEEIKEILPGNITNEVLVKEKKEQLSPQESTKVTSVERKNVTEKDDGLEKVERTEEIKEILPGNITNEVLVKEMKEQLSPQESTKVTSVERKNVTEKDDGLEKVERTEEIKEILPGNITNEVLVKEKEEQLSPQESTKVTSVERKNVTEKDDGLQKVERTEEIKEILPGNITNEVLVKEKEEQLSPQESTKVTSVERKNVTEKDDGKDVEKETVIQKEVEKNVCDSDIKEVRNEKHLNETIEDLKHQVDDVKNKIKEEKEKAEETNATRSPCVVKEPSAAPIIQEGNIVEKIVPAVTPAKVAEKIHPTVTEGKVPVETKEKVVEQAAPSVTEEIVSVSKEQEEVPVVAEEKKVIEKIHPTVTEGKVPVETKEKVVEQAAPLVTEEIVSVSKEQEEVPVVAEEKKVIEKIHPTVTEGKVPVVPQQEVVEKVAPSPTEEKVPAVTQERVIEQNAPQERVIEKAAPPATEEIVTVSKEKEEVPVVITEEKVPVVTNQTVVEKITPPATEEIVTVPKGNEEVPVVVTEEKVPVVTNQTVVEKITPPATEEIVTVPKEKEEVPVVVTEEKVPVVTNQTVVEKITPPATEEIVTVPKEKEEVPVVVTEEKVPVVTNQTVVEKITPPATEEIVTVPKGNEEVPVVVTEEKVPVVTNQTVVEKITPPATEEIVTVPKGNEEVPVVVTEEKVPVVTNQTVVEKITPPATEEIVTVPKGNEEVPVVETEEKVPVVTNQTVVEKITPPATEEIVTVPKGNEEVPVVETEEKVPVVTNQTVVEKIHPPATEEIVTVSNEKEEGPVVVTEEKVPVVTNQTVVEKITPPATEEIVTVPKGNEEVPVVVTEEKVPVVTNQTVVEKITPPVTEEIVTVPKGNEEVPVVVTEEKVPVVTNQTVVEKITPPVTEEIVTVPKGNEEVPVVVTEEKVPVVTNQTVVEKITPSVTEERVVNQRKVVEKGAPSVSESVVSIPKREEGVVERIAPVVKKAITTE; this is translated from the exons ATGAATCTCCTTGTACTCTGGACGGTCATCGTGCTGGGGCTGGGCCCCCTCGCCGACAGTACCGGGGACGCGGGGCTCCGGGGGCTCCCGGAGAAGGAGACCCGATGTGCCGCCCTGGTGCAGGCCGCACTGAGGGAGTACCGAAAACTTCACGCGGCGGGACTCCATGATTCACCGCATGTGATTGATCTGATATTGGCAAGACTGGGAATCCCTCCGAACGACACAATTAAGACCATAGAAAGGAAGGTCTTAGATAACACCGATGAAATGGGACATGAAACCGGAAAAAAGACAGTTGTTGAGAAGACGACGGAGTCTGACGTAGCACCCAACGGAACTATAACAAAGACTTCGGAAACCACGGTCGATATAGATGAGGACGGTAAACAAAGTGGTGAAAAATCTGTGACCGAAAGTGAAACCATGACGGGACAGACTCCAGATAATGGGACCATAGCACGAACAGTGGACGTTAAAAAGGTATTGGACGAAGAGGGcaatgaaataaaggaggaagttgtTATTAAGAAGGAATTGATAGTACAACCTCCCACCAATACGACTGAGGAAAAGCCGCAGGACAATGAAGACGCAAATCTTATCGGTCCAAAAGTAGGGGCGGACGACAAAGGTGAAAACAAAACCGAGTTAAAACTTGGCGCCTCAGGAAAGAGCGACGGACCTCAGAAAGCAGAACtaacagaggaaataaaggagattctgcccggcaatataacgaatgaagtgttagttaaagagaagaaagaacagctttctccacaggaaagcaccaaggtgacatctgtggaaaggaagaatgttacagagaaggatgatggacttgagaaagtagaacgaacagaggaaataaaggagattctgcccggcaatataacgaatgaagtgttagttaaagagatgaaagaacagctttctccacaggaaagcaccaag gtgacatctgtggaaaggaagaatgttacagaaaaggatgatggacttgagaaagtagaacgaacagaggaaataaaggagattctgcccggcaatataacgaatgaagtgttagttaaagagaaagaagaacaactttctccacaggaaagcaccaaggtgacatctgtggaaaggaagaatgttacagaaaaggatgatggacttcagaaagtagaacgaacagaggaaataaaggagattctgcccggcaatataacgaatgaagtgttagttaaagagaaagaagaacaactttctccacaggaaagcaccaaggtgacatctgtggaaaggaagaatgttacagaaaaggatgatggaaaagatgtcgagaaagaaactgtaattcaaaaagaagtcgaaaagaatgtgtgtgaTAGCGACATCAAAGAAGTTCGTAACGAAAAACATCTTAATGAAacaattgaagacttgaaacaccaagtggatgacgtgaaaaacaagattaaggaagaaaaagaaaaggctgaAGAAACAAATGCTACGCGTAGCCCATGCGTCGTAAAAGAACCAAGTGCTGCCCCTATCATTCAAGAAGGTAACATCGTTGAAAAGATAGTCCCTGCTGTGACGCCGGCGAAGGTTGCCGAAAAGATTCATCCTACGGTGACGGAAGGGAAAGTCCCCGTTGAGACAAAAgagaaggttgttgagcaggctgccccttcggtgacGGAGGAGATAGTAAGCGTCTCTAAGGAGcaagaagaagtccctgttgtggcagaagagaagaaggttattgaaaagattcaTCCTACGGTGACGGAAGGGAAAGTCCCCGTTGAGACAAAAGAAAAGGttgttgagcaggctgccccttTGGTGACGGAGGAGATCGTAAGTGTCTCTAAGGAGcaagaagaagtccctgttgtggcagaagagaagaaggttattgaaaagattcaTCCTacggtgacagaaggaaaagtaccggtagtccctcaacaggaggttgttgaaaaagttgccccatcgccgacagaagaaaaagttcctgctgtgacacaagaaagggttattgagcagaatgccccacaagaaagggttattgaaaaggCTGCCCCTCCGGcgacagaagagattgtcactgtttctaaagagaaagaagaagtccctgttgttataacagaggaaaaggttcccgtcGTGACAAATCAGACAGTTGTTGAAAAGATTACTCCTCCGGcgacagaagagattgtcactgttcctaaagggaacgaagaagtccctgttgttgtaacagaggaaaaggttcccgtcGTGACAAATCAGACAGTTGTTGAAAAGATTACTCCTCCGGcgacagaagagattgtcactgttcctaaagagaaagaagaagtccctgttgttgtaacagaggaaaaggttcccgttgtgacaaatcagacagttgttgaaaagattactcctccggcgacagaagagattgtcactgttcctaaagagaaagaagaagtccctgttgttgtaacagaggaaaaggttcccgtcGTGACAAATCAGACAGTTGTTGAAAAGATTACTCCTCCGGcgacagaagagattgtcactgttcctaaagggaacgaagaagtccctgttgttgtaacagaggaaaaggttcccgttgtgacaaatcagacagttgttgaaaagattactcctccggcgacagaagagattgtcactgttcctaaagggaacgaagaagtccctgttgttgtaacagaggaaaaggttcccgtcGTGACAAATCAGACAGTTGTTGAAAAGATTACTCCTCCGGcgacagaagagattgtcactgttcctaaagggaacgaagaagtccctgttgttgaaacagaggaaaaggttcccgttgtgacaaatcagacagttgttgaaaagattactcctccggcgacagaagagattgtcactgttcctaaagggaacgaagaagtccctgttgttgaaacagaggaaaaggttcccgtcGTGACAAATCAGACAGTTGTTGAAAAGATTCATCCTCCGGcgacagaagagattgtcactgtctctaacgagaaagaagaaggccctgttgttgtaacagaggaaaag gttcccgtcGTGACAAATCAGACAGTTGTTGAAAAGATTACTCCTCCGGcgacagaagagattgtcactgttcctaaagggaacgaagaagtccctgttgttgtaacagaggaaaag gttcccgttgtgacaaatcagacaGTTGTTGAAAAGATTACTCCTCCGGtgacagaagagattgtcactgttcctaaagggaacgaagaagtccctgttgttgtaacagaggaaaaggttcccgttgtgacaaatcagacaGTTGTTGAAAAGATTACTCCTCCGGtgacagaagagattgtcactgttcctaaagggaacgaagaagtccctgttgttgtaacagaggaaaaggttcccgttgtgacaaatcagacGGTTGTAgaaaagattactccttccgtaacagaagaaAGAGTTGTCAATCAAAGGAAGGTTGTTGAGAAGGGTGCCCCCTCTGTCAGCGAAAGCGTAGTTTCCATtccaaagagggaggaaggagtagttGAAAGAATTGCTCCTGTTGTAAAGAAAGCAATTACAACAGAGTAG
- the LOC127009030 gene encoding titin homolog isoform X29: MNLLVLWTVIVLGLGPLADSTGDAGLRGLPEKETRCAALVQAALREYRKLHAAGLHDSPHVIDLILARLGIPPNDTIKTIERKVLDNTDEMGHETGKKTVVEKTTESDVAPNGTITKTSETTVDIDEDGKQSGEKSVTESETMTGQTPDNGTIARTVDVKKVLDEEGNEIKEEVVIKKELIVQPPTNTTEEKPQDNEDANLIGPKVGADDKGENKTELKLGASGKSDGPQKAELTEEIKEILPGNITNEVLVKEKKEQLSPQESTKVTSVERKNVTEKDDGLEKVERTEEIKEILPGNITNEVLVKEMKEQLSPQESTKVTSVERKNVTEKDDGLEKVERTEEIKEILPGNITNEVLVKEKEEQLSPQESTKVTSVERKNVTEKDDGLQKVERTEEIKEILPGNITNEVLVKEKEEQLSPQESTKVTSVERKNVTEKDDGKDVEKETVIQKEVEKNVCDSDIKEVRNEKHLNETIEDLKHQVDDVKNKIKEEKEKAEETNATRSPCVVKEPSAAPIIQEGNIVEKIVPAVTPAKVAEKIHPTVTEGKVPVETKEKVVEQAAPSVTEEIVSVSKEQEEVPVVAEEKKVIEKIHPTVTEGKVPVETKEKVVEQAAPLVTEEIVSVSKEQEEVPVVAEEKKVIEKIHPTVTEGKVPVVPQQEVVEKVAPSPTEEKVPAVTQERVIEQNAPQERVIEKAAPPATEEIVTVSKEKEEVPVVITEEKVPVVTNQTVVEKITPPATEEIVTVPKGNEEVPVVVTEEKVPVVTNQTVVEKITPPATEEIVTVPKEKEEVPVVVTEEKVPVVTNQTVVEKITPPATEEIVTVPKEKEEVPVVVTEEKVPVVTNQTVVEKITPPATEEIVTVPKGNEEVPVVVTEEKVPVVTNQTVVEKITPPATEEIVTVPKGNEEVPVVVTEEKVPVVTNQTVVEKITPPATEEIVTVSNEKEEVPVVETEEKVPVVTNQTVVEKITPPATEEIVTVPKEKEEVPVVVTEEKVPVVTNQTVVEKITPPATEEIVTVPKGNEEVPVVVTEEKVPVVTNQTVVEKITPPVTEEIVTVPKGNEEVPVVVTEEKVPVVTNQTVVEKITPPVTEEIVTVPKGNEEVPVVVTEEKVPVVTNQTVVEKITPSVTEERVVNQRKVVEKGAPSVSESVVSIPKREEGVVERIAPVVKKAITTE, encoded by the exons ATGAATCTCCTTGTACTCTGGACGGTCATCGTGCTGGGGCTGGGCCCCCTCGCCGACAGTACCGGGGACGCGGGGCTCCGGGGGCTCCCGGAGAAGGAGACCCGATGTGCCGCCCTGGTGCAGGCCGCACTGAGGGAGTACCGAAAACTTCACGCGGCGGGACTCCATGATTCACCGCATGTGATTGATCTGATATTGGCAAGACTGGGAATCCCTCCGAACGACACAATTAAGACCATAGAAAGGAAGGTCTTAGATAACACCGATGAAATGGGACATGAAACCGGAAAAAAGACAGTTGTTGAGAAGACGACGGAGTCTGACGTAGCACCCAACGGAACTATAACAAAGACTTCGGAAACCACGGTCGATATAGATGAGGACGGTAAACAAAGTGGTGAAAAATCTGTGACCGAAAGTGAAACCATGACGGGACAGACTCCAGATAATGGGACCATAGCACGAACAGTGGACGTTAAAAAGGTATTGGACGAAGAGGGcaatgaaataaaggaggaagttgtTATTAAGAAGGAATTGATAGTACAACCTCCCACCAATACGACTGAGGAAAAGCCGCAGGACAATGAAGACGCAAATCTTATCGGTCCAAAAGTAGGGGCGGACGACAAAGGTGAAAACAAAACCGAGTTAAAACTTGGCGCCTCAGGAAAGAGCGACGGACCTCAGAAAGCAGAACtaacagaggaaataaaggagattctgcccggcaatataacgaatgaagtgttagttaaagagaagaaagaacagctttctccacaggaaagcaccaaggtgacatctgtggaaaggaagaatgttacagagaaggatgatggacttgagaaagtagaacgaacagaggaaataaaggagattctgcccggcaatataacgaatgaagtgttagttaaagagatgaaagaacagctttctccacaggaaagcaccaag gtgacatctgtggaaaggaagaatgttacagaaaaggatgatggacttgagaaagtagaacgaacagaggaaataaaggagattctgcccggcaatataacgaatgaagtgttagttaaagagaaagaagaacaactttctccacaggaaagcaccaaggtgacatctgtggaaaggaagaatgttacagaaaaggatgatggacttcagaaagtagaacgaacagaggaaataaaggagattctgcccggcaatataacgaatgaagtgttagttaaagagaaagaagaacaactttctccacaggaaagcaccaaggtgacatctgtggaaaggaagaatgttacagaaaaggatgatggaaaagatgtcgagaaagaaactgtaattcaaaaagaagtcgaaaagaatgtgtgtgaTAGCGACATCAAAGAAGTTCGTAACGAAAAACATCTTAATGAAacaattgaagacttgaaacaccaagtggatgacgtgaaaaacaagattaaggaagaaaaagaaaaggctgaAGAAACAAATGCTACGCGTAGCCCATGCGTCGTAAAAGAACCAAGTGCTGCCCCTATCATTCAAGAAGGTAACATCGTTGAAAAGATAGTCCCTGCTGTGACGCCGGCGAAGGTTGCCGAAAAGATTCATCCTACGGTGACGGAAGGGAAAGTCCCCGTTGAGACAAAAgagaaggttgttgagcaggctgccccttcggtgacGGAGGAGATAGTAAGCGTCTCTAAGGAGcaagaagaagtccctgttgtggcagaagagaagaaggttattgaaaagattcaTCCTACGGTGACGGAAGGGAAAGTCCCCGTTGAGACAAAAGAAAAGGttgttgagcaggctgccccttTGGTGACGGAGGAGATCGTAAGTGTCTCTAAGGAGcaagaagaagtccctgttgtggcagaagagaagaaggttattgaaaagattcaTCCTacggtgacagaaggaaaagtaccggtagtccctcaacaggaggttgttgaaaaagttgccccatcgccgacagaagaaaaagttcctgctgtgacacaagaaagggttattgagcagaatgccccacaagaaagggttattgaaaaggCTGCCCCTCCGGcgacagaagagattgtcactgtttctaaagagaaagaagaagtccctgttgttataacagaggaaaaggttcccgtcGTGACAAATCAGACAGTTGTTGAAAAGATTACTCCTCCGGcgacagaagagattgtcactgttcctaaagggaacgaagaagtccctgttgttgtaacagaggaaaaggttcccgtcGTGACAAATCAGACAGTTGTTGAAAAGATTACTCCTCCGGcgacagaagagattgtcactgttcctaaagagaaagaagaagtccctgttgttgtaacagaggaaaaggttcccgttgtgacaaatcagacagttgttgaaaagattactcctccggcgacagaagagattgtcactgttcctaaagagaaagaagaagtccctgttgttgtaacagaggaaaaggttcccgtcGTGACAAATCAGACAGTTGTTGAAAAGATTACTCCTCCGGcgacagaagagattgtcactgttcctaaagggaacgaagaagtccctgttgttgtaacagaggaaaaggttcccgttgtgacaaatcagacagttgttgaaaagattactcctccggcgacagaagagattgtcactgttcctaaagggaacgaagaagtccctgttgttgtaacagaggaaaag gttcccgtcGTGACAAATCAGACAGTTGTTGAAAAGATTACTCCTCCGGcgacagaagagattgtcactgtctctaacgagaaagaagaagtccctgttgttgaaacagaggaaaaggttcccgttgtgacaaatcagacagttgttgaaaagattactcctccggcgacagaagagattgtcactgttcctaaagagaaagaagaagtccctgttgttgtaacagaggaaaaggttcccgtcGTGACAAATCAGACAGTTGTTGAAAAGATTACTCCTCCGGcgacagaagagattgtcactgttcctaaagggaacgaagaagtccctgttgttgtaacagaggaaaag gttcccgttgtgacaaatcagacaGTTGTTGAAAAGATTACTCCTCCGGtgacagaagagattgtcactgttcctaaagggaacgaagaagtccctgttgttgtaacagaggaaaaggttcccgttgtgacaaatcagacaGTTGTTGAAAAGATTACTCCTCCGGtgacagaagagattgtcactgttcctaaagggaacgaagaagtccctgttgttgtaacagaggaaaaggttcccgttgtgacaaatcagacGGTTGTAgaaaagattactccttccgtaacagaagaaAGAGTTGTCAATCAAAGGAAGGTTGTTGAGAAGGGTGCCCCCTCTGTCAGCGAAAGCGTAGTTTCCATtccaaagagggaggaaggagtagttGAAAGAATTGCTCCTGTTGTAAAGAAAGCAATTACAACAGAGTAG